A genomic stretch from Terriglobales bacterium includes:
- a CDS encoding 2-dehydropantoate 2-reductase: MKICIVGCGAVGSLFAAHLARSGKHEVWAYDVSRDHVDAINRSGLRISGAADFTAKLRATANAADLPVCDFGIVATKAIHTATAIRQAARAFGPDSAVCSVQNGVGNEELIAEHVRYVVRGTTFPAGHIVAAGHVSFDIQGDTWIGPFEPAHTPMDKVEALAAAITESGMNTLALPDARGAQWTKLIFNAATNPVGALTRLHHGAAARFQPTGDLFDALISEGEAVAAALGIKLHGDPRALVRKGASAPGQHKASMLQDVLAGRQTEVDFMCGAIVKAGAQLGVPTPLNQAMWALIKGLEESWKEERETEQPAAAASARQRTGS; encoded by the coding sequence TTGAAGATTTGCATTGTCGGTTGCGGAGCCGTCGGCAGCCTGTTTGCCGCCCACCTGGCGCGCTCGGGCAAGCACGAGGTGTGGGCCTACGACGTTTCACGCGATCACGTGGACGCGATCAACCGTTCCGGGCTGCGCATCTCCGGCGCCGCCGATTTCACCGCGAAGCTGCGGGCTACGGCAAATGCCGCCGATCTCCCGGTTTGTGACTTCGGCATTGTCGCCACCAAGGCCATCCACACGGCCACCGCCATCCGGCAGGCCGCTCGCGCTTTCGGACCCGACAGCGCGGTCTGCTCGGTGCAGAACGGTGTGGGTAACGAGGAGCTGATTGCCGAACACGTGCGCTACGTGGTTCGCGGCACCACCTTTCCCGCCGGCCACATCGTCGCCGCCGGCCACGTGAGCTTCGACATCCAGGGCGACACGTGGATCGGACCGTTCGAGCCGGCGCACACGCCGATGGATAAAGTCGAAGCGCTGGCCGCCGCGATCACCGAGTCGGGCATGAACACGCTGGCGCTCCCAGACGCCCGCGGCGCGCAGTGGACCAAGCTGATCTTCAACGCCGCGACCAATCCCGTCGGCGCGCTCACGCGGCTGCACCACGGCGCGGCGGCACGCTTTCAGCCAACCGGCGACCTGTTTGACGCGCTCATTTCCGAAGGAGAAGCCGTCGCTGCCGCGCTCGGCATCAAGCTGCACGGCGATCCCCGCGCGCTCGTCAGGAAGGGCGCCAGCGCGCCCGGCCAGCACAAGGCCAGCATGCTGCAAGACGTGCTTGCCGGCCGCCAGACGGAAGTGGATTTCATGTGCGGCGCCATCGTCAAAGCGGGCGCCCAGCTCGGCGTCCCGACGCCGCTCAACCAGGCGATGTGGGCGCTCATCAAGGGACTGGAAGAATCCTGGAAGGAAGAACGCGAAACCGAGCAACCCGCAGCCGCCGCGTCAGCCAGGCAGAGGACCGGAAGTTGA
- a CDS encoding fumarylacetoacetate hydrolase family protein, translated as MRLVTYSHGTHRRRIGARLENSIADLNSAYAALLAARGYGAPQRAANALVPPDMRQLFEGGDRSLDAAREALEFARTAGSAAAGPSGYPLLHPAADVRIHAPIAPRKFFHTAGNFREHHEEASKAGFSHPVLPWIVFFQNIDAIIGPDEPVVFPEHLTQELDYELELAVVTKKAGKHFGVEQAGDYIGGYVIFNDITARDIQRREMKSGVFSFCKAIDTFCPLGPHIVTADEIADAHNLAMELRVNGEPRQRSHSSKMSVKIPEILAHYSPMGYSAGDVVSTGTVSGVAAFSGDPKAWYLKPGDVMECEIEKIGVLRNPVISWQQAHGGKAARAQ; from the coding sequence ATGCGACTTGTCACCTACTCACACGGCACGCACCGCAGGCGCATCGGCGCGCGCCTGGAGAATTCGATTGCCGACCTCAACAGCGCCTATGCGGCGCTGCTTGCTGCCCGCGGATACGGCGCCCCCCAGCGCGCCGCCAACGCACTCGTGCCGCCCGATATGCGCCAGCTGTTTGAGGGCGGCGACCGCTCGCTCGACGCCGCCCGCGAAGCGCTCGAATTTGCGCGCACTGCCGGGAGCGCTGCGGCCGGTCCTTCCGGCTACCCTCTTCTTCATCCGGCTGCCGACGTCAGGATTCACGCTCCCATCGCGCCGCGCAAGTTCTTCCACACCGCCGGCAACTTTCGCGAGCATCACGAAGAAGCCTCGAAGGCCGGCTTCTCGCATCCCGTGCTTCCCTGGATCGTTTTCTTCCAGAACATCGACGCCATCATCGGTCCCGACGAGCCTGTCGTCTTTCCCGAGCACCTCACGCAGGAACTCGATTACGAACTCGAGCTTGCCGTCGTGACCAAGAAAGCCGGCAAGCACTTCGGCGTGGAGCAGGCCGGCGACTACATCGGCGGCTACGTCATTTTCAACGACATCACCGCGCGCGACATTCAGCGCCGCGAGATGAAGTCCGGCGTCTTCAGCTTCTGCAAGGCCATCGACACCTTCTGCCCGCTCGGCCCGCACATCGTCACCGCCGACGAAATTGCTGACGCCCACAATCTCGCCATGGAGCTGCGCGTCAACGGCGAACCCCGGCAGCGCTCGCACTCCTCGAAGATGTCGGTCAAGATTCCGGAAATCCTCGCGCACTACTCGCCCATGGGCTACAGCGCCGGCGACGTCGTCTCCACCGGCACCGTCTCCGGCGTCGCCGCCTTCAGCGGCGATCCCAAGGCCTGGTATTTGAAGCCGGGCGACGTGATGGAGTGCGAAATCGAAAAGATCGGCGTGCTGCGCAATCCGGTCATTTCCTGGCAGCAGGCACACGGAGGCAAGGCGGCGCGCGCGCAGTGA
- a CDS encoding LLM class flavin-dependent oxidoreductase, which produces MVPFRVGVLQLSMEPVRETVAMARACDAAGFDTFWIAEAYPWWRKHGYEARSSTSISALIAAETRRINVGWGIISPYTRHPVQIAMEARVLQDLCGERFLLGLGASKIFMKEIGESGAPGAGPATVMREGLEIIRGVLAGGAFRYQGKVFSADVPALKNEARVLRGKTPIYFAGTGPVLQKFAGSYTDGLLTASITTPEFCRYSRRNMEEGARKAGRDPAQLDLGAVIVGSIHRDSRRGKEGAREMAAMYLANKVQNIQGSADILLQSAGLTFDEIRPIAEAMERGGRKAAARAVTDAVFEKVKAIAGTPDECLARLEEYRQAGCTHIMLELWGDDRLEQAKLFGEAVLPQLRGRPSTAPA; this is translated from the coding sequence TTGGTTCCCTTTCGCGTGGGCGTGTTGCAGTTGAGCATGGAGCCGGTCCGCGAAACCGTCGCGATGGCGCGGGCCTGTGACGCCGCCGGCTTCGACACCTTCTGGATCGCCGAGGCCTATCCGTGGTGGCGCAAGCACGGCTACGAAGCGCGCTCCTCCACCTCCATCAGCGCGCTCATCGCCGCCGAAACGCGCCGCATCAATGTGGGCTGGGGAATCATCTCGCCTTATACGCGGCACCCGGTGCAGATCGCCATGGAAGCGCGCGTGTTGCAGGACCTTTGCGGCGAACGCTTCCTGCTCGGACTCGGCGCTTCGAAAATCTTCATGAAGGAGATCGGCGAATCCGGCGCGCCCGGCGCCGGACCCGCCACCGTGATGCGCGAGGGCCTGGAGATCATTCGCGGCGTGCTGGCCGGCGGTGCGTTTCGCTACCAGGGCAAAGTCTTCTCCGCCGACGTTCCCGCGCTCAAAAACGAAGCCCGCGTCCTCCGCGGAAAGACCCCCATCTACTTCGCCGGCACCGGCCCGGTGTTGCAGAAATTTGCCGGCAGCTACACCGACGGGCTGCTCACCGCCAGCATCACCACGCCGGAATTCTGCCGCTACTCGCGCCGCAACATGGAAGAAGGCGCGCGCAAGGCGGGCCGCGATCCCGCCCAGCTCGACCTCGGCGCCGTCATCGTGGGCAGCATCCATCGCGACTCGCGCCGCGGCAAAGAAGGCGCGCGCGAAATGGCGGCCATGTACCTGGCCAACAAGGTGCAGAACATTCAGGGATCGGCCGACATCCTGCTGCAATCGGCCGGGCTCACCTTCGACGAGATCCGCCCCATCGCCGAAGCCATGGAGCGCGGCGGACGCAAAGCCGCCGCTCGCGCCGTAACCGACGCGGTCTTTGAAAAAGTAAAGGCGATTGCCGGAACTCCCGACGAGTGCCTGGCGCGCCTCGAGGAATACCGCCAGGCCGGCTGCACCCACATCATGCTCGAGCTCTGGGGCGACGATAGGCTGGAGCAGGCAAAACTTTTTGGCGAAGCCGTTCTGCCGCAGTTGCGCGGCCGGCCGTCCACGGCGCCAGCTTGA
- a CDS encoding phosphoenolpyruvate carboxylase encodes MEPLWWPADQNARLAELVASDGELKVVPLRRDVRCLGVLLGRVLRAQGGDELFDTVEALREALIQHRESGGSSKLLARAQQTIATLPLAAAYRTTKAFTIYFELANLAETNHRKRRRRAAQLDGLNPPQPGSFRGTLGRMRAAGIDAEGALNFLGQILITPVFTAHPTEVARRTVLSARRRIARSLEALDVLPLSKEEALRREQEILAEITALWQTDEVRLQRPEVADEIRMALDYYPMSLLEAAPRVYEEIAKSFREVYGAEPATLPRVLSFGSWVGGDRDGNPNVTAASTREAVAMARSLILGVYLARVHNLRRVSASTHQVGVLPELRQRIEEYARTLPPLPQRRFPAAEAYRVFLSYVHQRLAYSRDDAGHVHGYATANDFARDLRLVRASLAAYGAEPLARELLDPLLILVDVFGFHLQTLDVREHARLHAAAVAELASALEHGESGVQPSTRELLELLRTAGELKRQYPAETIRAYVISGARSQEDVLNLARLARVAGVELRGQNGDPGLMPVPLFESIADLRNCPDVCRGLWRSREYAPLLASWGRRQEVMLGYSDSNKDGGMLTSTWELYKAHRALHRVAAECDVRLQLFHGRGGTVGRGGGPTHATVAAQPPGAFTGAIRITEQGEVMNWKYSDLVLAEWNLELTLAASLEALARPSGPRPGEDAQWDDTMEEMSQEAFAFYRNHVAEDAGMLEYFEQATPVDELEHAHIGSRPARRGQGRRLEDLRAIPWVFGWMQSRHGLPAWFGVGHALAKLAARPGGTERLRALWERFPLFSVMLHNVELGMAKADLGIARIYAGLVERAELRERIGAIIAEEYQRSLEMLLRVTGQSRLLENNPVLDRSIRLRNPYVDPMSLIQVELLRRKRSGDTSEDLTYALAATINGIAAGLHNTG; translated from the coding sequence GTGGAGCCACTTTGGTGGCCTGCCGATCAAAATGCGCGCCTGGCGGAGCTGGTGGCGAGCGACGGCGAGTTGAAAGTTGTGCCGCTGCGCCGCGACGTGCGCTGCCTCGGCGTGCTGCTGGGGCGAGTCCTCAGGGCGCAAGGTGGTGATGAGCTGTTCGACACGGTGGAGGCCCTGCGCGAGGCGCTCATTCAGCATCGCGAAAGTGGCGGCAGTTCGAAGCTGCTGGCGCGCGCGCAACAGACGATCGCGACGCTGCCGCTGGCGGCCGCCTACCGCACCACGAAAGCATTCACGATCTATTTCGAGCTGGCCAACCTGGCGGAAACCAACCACCGCAAACGCCGCCGCCGGGCGGCGCAGCTCGACGGCCTAAATCCTCCGCAGCCGGGCTCGTTCCGAGGGACGCTGGGGCGCATGCGCGCGGCCGGCATTGACGCCGAAGGCGCGCTGAATTTCCTGGGACAAATCCTGATCACGCCGGTATTTACGGCGCACCCGACCGAGGTTGCGCGACGCACCGTACTGAGCGCGCGGCGGCGGATCGCGCGCAGTTTGGAGGCGCTCGATGTGCTGCCGCTGTCGAAGGAAGAGGCGCTGCGCCGCGAGCAGGAGATCCTGGCCGAGATCACGGCGCTGTGGCAGACCGACGAGGTGCGGCTGCAGCGGCCGGAAGTGGCGGACGAAATTCGCATGGCGCTGGATTACTACCCGATGTCGCTGCTGGAGGCGGCGCCGCGGGTCTACGAAGAAATCGCGAAGAGCTTCCGCGAAGTGTACGGCGCCGAGCCGGCGACATTGCCCCGCGTGCTGTCGTTCGGATCGTGGGTGGGAGGCGATCGCGACGGGAACCCGAACGTGACCGCGGCGAGCACGCGCGAAGCGGTTGCGATGGCGCGCTCGCTCATTCTCGGCGTTTATTTGGCACGCGTGCACAACCTGAGGCGCGTGAGCGCCTCTACGCACCAGGTGGGCGTACTTCCTGAACTGCGACAACGAATTGAGGAATATGCGCGCACGCTGCCGCCATTGCCGCAGCGGCGTTTTCCGGCGGCCGAGGCCTACCGCGTGTTTCTCAGCTACGTGCACCAACGGCTCGCGTACAGCCGCGACGACGCCGGCCACGTCCACGGGTACGCCACCGCGAACGACTTCGCGCGCGACCTGCGGCTGGTGCGCGCCAGTCTGGCCGCTTACGGAGCCGAGCCGCTGGCGCGTGAACTGCTCGATCCGTTGCTGATCCTGGTGGACGTTTTCGGCTTCCACCTGCAAACGCTGGACGTCCGCGAGCATGCGCGGCTGCACGCGGCGGCGGTGGCAGAACTGGCGTCGGCGCTCGAACACGGCGAGAGCGGCGTGCAGCCGTCCACGCGTGAACTGCTGGAATTGCTGCGCACGGCGGGCGAGTTGAAGCGGCAATATCCGGCGGAGACAATCCGCGCGTACGTGATCAGTGGCGCGCGATCGCAGGAAGACGTGCTTAACCTGGCGCGCCTGGCGCGGGTCGCTGGCGTGGAGCTCCGCGGCCAGAACGGCGATCCGGGATTGATGCCGGTGCCGCTGTTCGAGTCCATCGCAGACCTGCGGAACTGCCCGGACGTTTGCCGCGGACTGTGGAGGTCGCGCGAATACGCGCCACTGCTGGCGAGCTGGGGGCGCCGGCAGGAAGTCATGCTCGGCTACTCGGATTCCAACAAGGACGGCGGCATGCTGACCAGCACATGGGAGCTCTACAAAGCGCACCGCGCGCTGCATCGCGTGGCGGCTGAGTGCGACGTGAGGCTGCAACTGTTCCATGGACGCGGCGGCACCGTGGGACGAGGCGGCGGCCCGACGCACGCAACCGTTGCCGCGCAGCCTCCCGGCGCATTTACCGGCGCGATCCGCATTACCGAGCAGGGCGAGGTGATGAACTGGAAGTACTCTGACCTGGTCCTCGCCGAGTGGAACCTGGAGTTGACGCTGGCCGCCTCACTTGAGGCGCTGGCGCGGCCGAGCGGGCCGCGCCCCGGAGAGGATGCGCAGTGGGACGACACGATGGAAGAGATGTCGCAGGAGGCGTTCGCCTTCTATCGCAACCACGTGGCCGAAGACGCGGGGATGCTGGAGTACTTTGAGCAGGCCACTCCGGTGGATGAACTGGAGCACGCGCACATCGGGTCGCGGCCCGCGCGGCGCGGGCAGGGACGCCGGCTGGAGGACCTGCGCGCGATTCCATGGGTGTTCGGATGGATGCAGAGCCGGCACGGGCTGCCGGCGTGGTTTGGTGTTGGCCACGCACTCGCCAAGCTGGCCGCGCGGCCCGGCGGCACGGAGCGGCTGCGCGCGCTTTGGGAGCGCTTCCCGCTGTTCTCGGTCATGCTGCACAACGTCGAACTGGGTATGGCGAAGGCAGACCTGGGCATCGCGCGCATCTATGCGGGGTTGGTGGAAAGGGCGGAGCTGCGCGAGCGAATCGGCGCGATCATCGCAGAGGAATACCAGCGGAGCCTGGAGATGCTGTTGCGCGTGACCGGCCAATCAAGACTGCTGGAAAACAATCCGGTCCTCGACCGCTCAATCCGCCTGCGCAATCCGTATGTCGATCCGATGAGCCTGATTCAAGTGGAGCTGCTGCGGCGCAAACGGAGCGGCGACACGAGCGAGGACCTCACGTACGCACTGGCGGCCACGATCAACGGCATCGCGGCCGGCCTGCACAACACGGGATGA
- a CDS encoding M20 family metallopeptidase, whose protein sequence is MDARTAIREEVMRAQDSLLALSHRIHAHPELGFEEEKSSTWAAEALDAAGFRVTRGACDLPTALVATAGNGPLHIGICAEYDSLPGIGHACGHNIIAASAVGAALGAAKVAGEAGLTITVLGTPAEEVGNASGKILMLERGAFKGLHAAMMVHPYPVDMIELRIIAASMFEAHYTGKEAHASAFPELGINAADALTVAQVSLGLLRQHIRGTDRIHGFTTHGGDAPNVIPAHTSARYIIRSETLEQLDELRGKVRRCFEAGAVATGSKLEIRGGDKPYADMRFDHELGALYQRNAQALGRHFPASSPVHGVAASTDMGNVSHALPSIHPMIGIGSLPAVNHQPEFAAHCITAEADKAVLDGAVAMAWTALDAASNPALRERLISGKA, encoded by the coding sequence ATGGATGCCAGGACCGCGATCCGGGAAGAGGTGATGCGAGCGCAGGATTCGCTGCTTGCGCTCAGCCATCGCATTCACGCTCATCCAGAACTCGGATTCGAAGAAGAGAAGTCCAGCACGTGGGCGGCCGAAGCGCTTGACGCCGCCGGCTTCCGCGTGACGCGGGGCGCCTGCGACCTGCCTACGGCATTGGTCGCCACCGCCGGCAATGGCCCGCTGCACATCGGCATCTGCGCGGAATACGACAGCCTGCCCGGCATCGGACACGCCTGCGGACACAATATCATCGCGGCGTCTGCGGTCGGCGCCGCCCTGGGCGCAGCGAAAGTGGCTGGCGAGGCCGGCCTCACCATCACCGTGCTGGGCACGCCGGCGGAAGAAGTTGGAAACGCCAGCGGAAAAATCCTGATGCTCGAGCGAGGCGCGTTCAAGGGGCTGCACGCCGCGATGATGGTCCACCCCTATCCGGTGGACATGATCGAGCTGCGCATCATTGCCGCGTCGATGTTCGAGGCGCACTACACCGGCAAGGAAGCGCACGCCTCGGCGTTCCCCGAGCTCGGCATCAACGCGGCCGACGCGCTCACCGTGGCGCAGGTCTCGCTCGGGCTGCTCCGGCAGCACATTCGCGGCACGGACCGCATCCACGGATTCACGACGCACGGCGGCGACGCGCCGAATGTGATTCCGGCGCACACCTCGGCGCGCTACATCATTCGCTCCGAGACGCTGGAGCAGCTCGATGAGCTGCGCGGGAAAGTCCGTCGCTGTTTCGAGGCCGGCGCCGTTGCCACCGGCTCGAAGCTGGAGATTCGCGGCGGCGACAAGCCTTACGCCGACATGCGCTTCGACCACGAACTGGGCGCGCTCTACCAGCGCAACGCGCAGGCGCTCGGCCGACATTTCCCGGCAAGCAGCCCGGTGCACGGCGTGGCCGCCTCGACCGACATGGGCAACGTGTCGCACGCGCTGCCGTCGATCCATCCCATGATCGGCATCGGTTCGCTGCCCGCGGTCAATCACCAGCCGGAGTTTGCCGCGCACTGCATCACCGCGGAAGCGGACAAGGCCGTGCTCGACGGCGCGGTCGCCATGGCGTGGACAGCGCTCGACGCGGCCTCGAATCCCGCGTTACGTGAGCGGCTGATCAGCGGCAAGGCCTGA
- a CDS encoding sodium:solute symporter family protein: MNPLSLHFAVVAAVYFAVVLGIGVFGMRKTKTEEDFLTAGRSIGPWVGGAVLAATQISAGTLVGTVGRHYSTGVSWVWVWPGVWCGWLVSAIFVGPKLREFGAVTIPAYLAARFRSETARLLSAIFIIFAYMILLVAQYQACGVVFESIFGIRPVYAMAILTVSTLLYTTLGGVRSSSYIDFLQILIVVSGLVLSVPVLVYMFGGLNHAGAYLRAMDTRITGSWYNGRQLFGFALSFGLAIAAAPYEMVRFNSMRDKATVRNAIGVCFIFQALIGSCVLIMGLMTRALFPALPSPDQASSIMALNVLPPLVGSLFMVALLSAIMSNVNAILLVASAGVAHDIYGKFINRRASESVKLLVNRASIVALSLAPVWFALNRYTDVQSIVVVQTRFIASFFFVPMIIGLNTRGGNSASAVSSMAGGVAGCLAWSIWTARHASNIDAVEVGIACSALSYFAVNAFTRSDAASLSRPADARS, from the coding sequence ATGAATCCGCTGTCCCTCCATTTCGCCGTCGTGGCCGCCGTGTACTTCGCGGTGGTGCTGGGCATCGGCGTCTTCGGGATGCGGAAAACAAAAACGGAAGAAGACTTTCTTACCGCCGGACGCAGCATAGGCCCATGGGTGGGCGGCGCGGTGCTGGCGGCGACGCAGATCAGCGCCGGAACGCTGGTGGGCACTGTAGGACGCCACTACTCGACGGGTGTGAGCTGGGTGTGGGTCTGGCCGGGCGTCTGGTGCGGGTGGCTGGTGTCGGCGATTTTCGTCGGGCCCAAGTTGCGGGAGTTCGGCGCGGTCACCATCCCGGCGTACCTGGCGGCGCGCTTCCGCAGCGAGACGGCGCGGCTGCTCTCGGCCATCTTCATCATCTTCGCGTACATGATCCTGCTGGTCGCGCAGTACCAGGCCTGCGGGGTCGTCTTTGAATCCATTTTCGGCATTCGCCCGGTGTACGCGATGGCGATCCTGACGGTAAGCACGCTGCTCTACACGACGCTCGGGGGCGTCCGCTCCAGCTCGTACATTGATTTTCTGCAGATCCTGATCGTCGTTTCCGGGCTCGTGCTCTCGGTGCCGGTCCTTGTATATATGTTTGGCGGGCTGAATCACGCGGGCGCCTACCTGCGGGCGATGGACACGCGCATCACGGGCTCCTGGTACAACGGGCGCCAGCTGTTTGGGTTCGCGCTCTCGTTCGGACTGGCCATTGCCGCCGCGCCGTACGAGATGGTCCGCTTCAACTCCATGCGCGACAAGGCGACGGTGCGCAACGCCATCGGCGTGTGCTTCATCTTCCAGGCCCTGATCGGCTCCTGCGTCCTCATCATGGGCCTGATGACGCGCGCGCTCTTTCCCGCGCTGCCGTCACCCGACCAGGCCAGTTCGATCATGGCGCTGAACGTTCTGCCGCCGCTGGTGGGGTCATTGTTCATGGTGGCGCTGCTCTCGGCCATCATGTCGAACGTGAACGCGATCCTGCTGGTCGCCTCGGCCGGCGTGGCGCACGACATCTATGGCAAGTTCATCAACCGCAGAGCCAGCGAAAGCGTGAAGCTGCTGGTGAACCGCGCCAGCATCGTGGCGCTCAGCCTGGCGCCGGTGTGGTTTGCCCTGAACCGCTACACGGATGTGCAGTCCATCGTGGTCGTCCAGACGCGCTTCATCGCCAGCTTCTTTTTCGTGCCGATGATCATCGGCTTGAACACGCGCGGCGGCAATTCCGCCAGCGCGGTCAGCTCGATGGCCGGGGGCGTCGCCGGCTGCCTGGCGTGGAGCATCTGGACCGCGCGTCACGCCTCGAACATTGACGCGGTTGAAGTTGGCATCGCGTGCAGCGCGCTCTCCTACTTTGCCGTGAACGCATTTACCAGAAGCGACGCTGCATCGCTCTCCAGGCCGGCAGATGCGCGATCATAG
- a CDS encoding aspartate/glutamate racemase family protein translates to MSQKSTAKRILYLVPAPMSRGPFGASELTRRQRLLNERAWGGFRFEVRDTDEGPFTIESIVDEQLSVPGTLRAAVQAEHNGFSAIVLGCFADPGSDAARALLRIPVVGPAEVSLHLACQLGNRYAILTTSEGVVPLIEKVVRHLRLEQRMAGIRTVGTTVLHVADDRKAMLNRLERAGRLALDTDGADVLVLGCMSVSFLNVAPDLSRRLGVPVVCPLAAAVEFAQSLVRCGLSHSKKAFPVPAQSVSAAAG, encoded by the coding sequence ATGAGCCAGAAATCCACGGCCAAGCGGATCCTCTATCTGGTGCCGGCGCCGATGTCGCGCGGCCCGTTCGGCGCGAGCGAGCTGACGCGGCGGCAACGGCTGCTGAACGAGCGCGCATGGGGGGGCTTCAGGTTCGAAGTCCGGGACACGGATGAGGGCCCGTTCACCATCGAGTCCATCGTGGACGAACAGCTCTCGGTGCCGGGCACGCTGCGCGCCGCGGTGCAGGCGGAGCACAACGGCTTCAGCGCGATCGTGCTCGGCTGCTTTGCCGATCCGGGCAGCGACGCGGCGCGAGCGTTGCTGCGCATTCCCGTGGTCGGTCCCGCGGAAGTCTCACTACACCTGGCCTGCCAGCTCGGCAACCGGTACGCGATTCTCACCACGTCGGAAGGCGTGGTGCCGCTGATTGAAAAAGTGGTCCGCCACCTGCGCCTGGAGCAGCGCATGGCCGGCATTCGCACCGTAGGCACCACGGTGCTCCACGTGGCCGACGACCGCAAAGCGATGCTCAACCGCCTGGAGCGCGCCGGCAGGCTCGCGCTGGACACCGACGGCGCCGATGTTCTGGTTCTGGGCTGCATGAGCGTCAGTTTCCTGAACGTTGCGCCCGACCTGTCGCGCCGCCTCGGTGTTCCCGTGGTGTGTCCACTGGCGGCCGCCGTGGAATTCGCGCAGTCGCTGGTGCGTTGCGGGCTTTCGCACAGCAAGAAAGCGTTTCCTGTGCCGGCCCAATCGGTCTCCGCAGCGGCGGGATAA
- a CDS encoding GntR family transcriptional regulator — MKFVIQQDSSIPVHAQIKERIKTALLFGELRPGDTLPSIRDVEQELGVGRAIVRRAYLELQDCGILEIRHGRRVCISEDVQLRADASATRQLQQLVEKTLRDVRKLNVSHSSFAKLLLMRALELDRNRLSYLFVDTSKALAENIAQQISRLWEVPIHGASVSELPELFASENHHIHRIIVTYYRYDQVSDLVKRLQKGEHAEVVPVSVRFSEEMVKQVTGLPAASKVLLVAEDNEYRRHGRQPFADAYTEVFGKHDLEFAVRPASSFRDLKQIAVTNGYGLTIVSNSIWDRLPASVRKVRNVTHPRLEVDRMSLERARLSAGVIV, encoded by the coding sequence ATGAAGTTCGTCATCCAGCAGGACTCATCCATTCCAGTTCACGCGCAGATCAAGGAGCGCATCAAGACGGCGCTGCTTTTCGGCGAGTTGCGCCCCGGCGACACGCTGCCCTCGATCCGCGACGTGGAGCAGGAACTGGGCGTGGGCCGCGCCATCGTGCGGCGCGCGTATCTGGAGTTGCAGGATTGCGGGATTCTGGAAATCCGGCACGGTCGGCGGGTGTGCATCAGCGAAGACGTGCAGCTCCGCGCCGATGCCAGCGCCACGCGCCAGTTGCAGCAGCTGGTGGAGAAAACGCTGCGCGATGTCCGCAAGCTCAACGTCAGCCACTCGTCGTTCGCCAAACTGCTCCTGATGCGGGCGCTGGAGCTGGACCGCAACCGGCTCTCGTATCTTTTCGTCGATACCAGCAAGGCGCTGGCAGAAAACATCGCGCAGCAGATCAGCCGGTTGTGGGAAGTGCCGATCCACGGCGCCAGCGTTTCGGAACTGCCCGAGCTGTTCGCTTCCGAGAACCACCACATCCACCGCATCATCGTGACCTACTACCGCTATGACCAGGTCAGCGACCTGGTGAAACGGCTGCAAAAGGGCGAGCACGCCGAAGTGGTGCCGGTCAGCGTGCGCTTCAGCGAGGAGATGGTGAAGCAGGTCACGGGGCTGCCGGCTGCGTCGAAGGTGCTGCTGGTGGCCGAAGACAACGAATATCGCCGCCATGGCCGCCAGCCGTTTGCCGACGCCTACACCGAGGTCTTTGGCAAGCACGACCTGGAATTTGCGGTGCGTCCCGCCAGCAGCTTCCGCGACCTGAAGCAGATAGCCGTGACCAACGGCTATGGGCTCACGATCGTCAGCAACAGTATTTGGGACCGGCTGCCGGCCTCGGTGCGCAAGGTCCGGAACGTAACGCACCCGCGGCTGGAGGTTGATCGCATGTCGCTGGAACGGGCCCGGCTGAGCGCCGGCGTGATCGTATGA